The Geotrypetes seraphini chromosome 6, aGeoSer1.1, whole genome shotgun sequence genome includes a window with the following:
- the EGR3 gene encoding early growth response protein 3, producing the protein MTGKLVEKLPVTMSSLLNQLPENIYQEEDIPNSMNIFSTSESVPHYTQMAADNVMDIGLASEKTNQELSYSSTFQPTPGNKTVTYLGKFAFDSPSNWCQENIISLMSAGILGVPPASSSITTQTSTTSMVQNQGEVDQMYPGLPPYSSCNDLYQDQVSFHNPQTTPSLPYSPQDYQTAKPSLDTNIFPMIPDYNIYHHPGDMSTITEHKPFQTMDSIRVNPPPITPLETIKAFKDKQIHPGFGSLQQQPPLTLKPIRPRKYPNRPSKTPLHERPHACPAEGCDRRFSRSDELTRHLRIHTGHKPFQCRICMRSFSRSDHLTTHIRTHTGEKPFACEFCGRKFARSDERKRHAKIHLKQKDKKAEKSSSSPPVPLAPAVTTCA; encoded by the exons ATGACAGGAAAACTAGTGGAGAAGCTTCCCGTGACCATGAGCAGTCTCTTAAATCAGTTGCCTGAGAATATTTATCAAGAAGAGGACATCCCTAATTCTATGAATATTTTCTCTACCTCGGAGTCAGTGCCTCACTACACCCAGATGGCTGCAG ATAATGTCATGGATATTGGATTAGCATCTGAGAAAACCAACCAAGAGTTGTCCTACTCCAGCACTTTCCAGCCCACACCTGGCAATAAGACAGTAACCTacttggggaaatttgcttttgaTTCCCCTTCCAATTGGTGCCAGGAGAACATTATTAGTCTGATGAGCGCTGGCATCTTGGGCGTGCCTCCTGCCTCTAGCTCCATCACCACCCAGACTTCCACCACCAGCATGGTGCAGAATCAAGGGGAGGTGGATCAAATGTACCCCGGGCTGCCTCCTTACTCCAGCTGCAATGATTTGTACCAGGACCAAGTGTCCTTCCacaacccccaaaccaccccttcccttccttatTCGCCTCAGGATTACCAAACAGCCAAGCCGTCCTTGGACACAAATATCTTTCCTATGATTCCAGACTATAACATCTACCATCATCCCGGTGATATGAGCACCATCACAGAGCACAAACCTTTCCAAACAATGGATTCTATCCGCGTTAACCCACCGCCCATTACGCCACTGGAAACTATAAAAGCATTTAAAGACAAACAAATCCACCCCGGCTTTGGGAGCCTCCAGCAGCAACCGCCGCTGACTCTCAAACCGATCCGTCCTCGGAAGTATCCAAATCGACCCAGCAAGACCCCTCTTCACGAAAGGCCCCACGCCTGCCCGGCAGAGGGCTGCGACAGGCGTTTCTCCAGGTCCGACGAGCTGACGAGGCATCTGAGGATCCACACGGGACACAAACCTTTCCAGTGCCGGATCTGCATGAGGAGCTTCAGTCGCAGCGATCACCTCACCACGCACATTCGCACTCACACGGGCGAAAAGCCTTTTGCCTGCGAGTTCTGCGGGCGTAAGTTTGCACGCAGCGACGAGCGCAAGAGACACGCCAAGATCCACCTGAAACAGAAGGACAAGAAAGCGGAGAAAAGTTCGAGCTCGCCGCCAGTGCCCTTGGCCCCCGCGGTCACAACCTGTGCGTAA